A genomic segment from Fusobacterium necrogenes encodes:
- a CDS encoding replication initiation protein: MKNTNDLIFKPNELIEVVSRPISILGLRAYNSILKRLQEENTDRIVISPSEILNEIGATNSYDELYQYLDELQKTQVKSIDKRGKTWGSFVLISEFKKLDEGIFVAVPPTIFNVLSKNNKKQEELYYTTLKLLEEKSFKCSYSIIFFEIFKKYEKIELPKYSLETLKDLTKTQDKYRVYADFKKRVLAPAIKEINNFNKELEYSFEEIYTGRKVTDIQFFKKFKPKSKIIDAEIMGEVTLSEKLLKAIKKAKKSIYLNKSYSDKAMKKLLAKYDETLIIRALEESSKYNQEIKSFSSLMTAKIEDIKNSSNEAIEKKLDEVVAPVPKKRKEITEENIADIFETDENIEELKRLLIKQAKEQGKLNDMSSSIINACKTREDIEMVANNLKIELNLELF, translated from the coding sequence ATGAAAAATACTAATGATTTAATTTTTAAACCAAATGAACTCATTGAGGTTGTGAGTCGTCCTATCTCTATTTTAGGACTAAGAGCTTATAATTCTATTTTAAAAAGATTACAAGAAGAAAATACTGATAGAATAGTTATATCTCCGTCAGAAATTCTCAATGAAATAGGAGCTACTAATTCATATGATGAATTATATCAATACTTGGACGAGCTACAAAAGACACAAGTAAAATCTATTGATAAGAGAGGAAAAACTTGGGGAAGTTTTGTTCTAATATCTGAATTTAAAAAACTTGATGAAGGGATTTTTGTAGCAGTTCCCCCCACTATTTTTAACGTATTATCTAAAAATAATAAAAAACAAGAGGAATTATACTACACAACATTAAAACTCTTGGAAGAAAAATCTTTCAAATGTTCATATTCAATTATATTTTTTGAAATATTCAAAAAATATGAAAAAATAGAACTACCAAAATATAGTCTTGAAACTTTAAAAGATTTAACTAAAACACAAGATAAATATAGGGTTTATGCTGATTTTAAAAAAAGAGTTCTTGCTCCTGCGATTAAAGAAATAAATAATTTTAATAAAGAGTTAGAATACTCTTTTGAAGAAATATATACAGGAAGAAAAGTAACAGATATTCAATTCTTTAAGAAATTTAAACCAAAATCAAAAATAATAGATGCTGAAATAATGGGAGAAGTTACTCTATCAGAAAAGCTTTTGAAAGCTATCAAGAAAGCTAAAAAAAGCATTTATCTCAATAAGAGTTATTCTGATAAAGCTATGAAAAAACTTCTAGCAAAATATGATGAAACCTTGATTATTAGAGCATTAGAAGAGAGTTCAAAATATAATCAAGAGATTAAAAGTTTTTCTTCTCTAATGACTGCTAAAATTGAAGATATTAAAAACTCTTCAAATGAAGCTATTGAGAAAAAACTTGATGAAGTAGTTGCTCCTGTTCCAAAAAAGAGAAAAGAGATAACAGAGGAAAATATCGCTGATATTTTTGAAACTGATGAGAATATCGAAGAGTTAAAAAGACTTCTTATAAAACAAGCTAAGGAACAGGGAAAACTTAATGATATGTCTAGTTCAATTATAAATGCTTGTAAAACCAGAGAAGATATCGAAATGGTTGCTAACAATCTTAAAATAGAGCTAAATTTAGAATTATTCTAG
- a CDS encoding site-specific integrase has product MARNREKKGSLLHQVKTALDEKLAIGESKFEDKKIGATADKIYSWNTYKTYLKHNIYFIQWAKENHQIKSLDEGKKYVNEWLEMREKQGLSAYTVKLETSALMKLYSISSNEIYKSNARYRANIQRSRGEKVRDKHFSEEKHKDLVRFCRATGLRRAELQQLRGTDLIEINGEPFICVSRGAKGGRHRNIPLAFEKDFIQGLMSSKGDNKVFEKIPNGADIHSYRAEYATRLYKALARDINTLPKSEKYHCRKDLKGACYDKKAMLEVSRALGHNRISVIAGHYIRK; this is encoded by the coding sequence ATGGCTAGAAACAGAGAAAAAAAAGGCTCTCTTCTTCATCAAGTTAAAACTGCTTTAGATGAAAAATTGGCAATAGGAGAGTCAAAATTTGAAGATAAAAAAATCGGTGCTACTGCTGATAAGATATATTCTTGGAATACTTATAAAACTTATCTAAAACATAATATATACTTTATCCAATGGGCTAAAGAAAATCATCAGATAAAATCTTTAGACGAGGGAAAAAAATATGTTAATGAATGGCTAGAAATGAGAGAAAAACAAGGGTTATCTGCCTATACTGTGAAACTTGAAACTTCTGCTTTGATGAAACTATATAGTATCTCATCTAATGAAATATATAAGTCAAATGCTAGATACAGGGCTAACATTCAAAGAAGTCGTGGGGAAAAAGTAAGAGATAAGCACTTTTCGGAGGAAAAACACAAGGATTTAGTTAGATTCTGTCGTGCAACAGGACTTAGGAGAGCTGAACTACAACAACTTCGAGGAACTGACTTAATTGAAATTAACGGAGAGCCTTTTATTTGCGTTTCTAGGGGTGCAAAAGGGGGTAGACATAGAAATATACCTCTTGCATTTGAAAAAGACTTTATACAGGGTTTAATGAGTTCTAAGGGGGATAATAAAGTTTTTGAAAAGATACCTAATGGAGCTGATATTCATTCTTACAGAGCTGAATATGCTACAAGACTATATAAGGCACTTGCTAGAGATATAAATACTCTTCCTAAAAGTGAAAAATACCATTGTAGAAAAGATTTAAAAGGGGCTTGTTATGATAAAAAAGCTATGCTAGAAGTTAGTAGAGCTTTAGGCCATAATAGAATTTCTGTAATTGCAGGGCATTATATTAGAAAATAG